One genomic region from Polynucleobacter sp. MWH-P3-07-1 encodes:
- the flhD gene encoding flagellar transcriptional regulator FlhD, producing MQLIDKAQEVLLQEIRDANLNYLMLAQQMIRDDRAHAIFRLGLSADLLGTLSNAQIIKLASANMMLTRFRFDDAVMLGMLTSNQKGQSQAIAHSSILMAGQQVEAIS from the coding sequence ATGCAACTAATTGATAAAGCACAAGAAGTCCTTCTCCAGGAAATTCGAGACGCCAATCTTAATTATTTAATGCTGGCTCAGCAGATGATTCGGGATGATAGGGCGCATGCCATTTTTCGCTTAGGCCTCAGTGCAGACTTGCTAGGCACCTTAAGTAATGCCCAAATTATTAAATTAGCCAGCGCAAATATGATGTTGACTCGCTTCCGCTTTGATGACGCTGTGATGTTGGGTATGTTGACAAGCAATCAAAAGGGGCAATCCCAAGCAATTGCGCATAGCTCAATTTTGATGGCTGGGCAGCAAGTCGAAGCCATTTCTTAA
- the flhC gene encoding flagellar transcriptional regulator FlhC, whose amino-acid sequence MKVKSIVDESAQLQLAIELIKLGARLQLLESQTDLSRERLTKLYKEMRGFSPPKGMLPFSTDWFLTWQPNIHSSLFLNIYNFLKEHAGLTGIQALIKSYQLYLEQYHSIEQTDDHPASDEPVLSLIRAWTLVRFTDQKLLKTESCSCCKGKFIVDVYDLNEDYLCNLCHVPSRAGKYQKNKKELLAA is encoded by the coding sequence ATGAAGGTCAAAAGTATTGTTGATGAATCAGCACAATTACAACTGGCTATCGAGCTCATAAAGTTAGGTGCCCGTTTGCAGTTATTGGAGTCGCAAACGGATTTATCTCGCGAGCGCTTAACTAAGCTATATAAAGAGATGCGTGGTTTTTCCCCTCCTAAAGGGATGTTGCCTTTTTCTACAGATTGGTTTTTAACCTGGCAACCCAATATTCATTCTTCATTATTTTTGAATATCTATAATTTTTTAAAAGAGCACGCAGGCTTAACAGGCATTCAAGCATTGATTAAGTCCTATCAACTCTATTTAGAGCAATATCACAGTATTGAGCAGACCGATGACCATCCTGCAAGCGATGAGCCTGTATTAAGTTTGATTCGTGCATGGACCTTAGTGCGATTTACAGATCAGAAATTGCTAAAAACTGAATCATGTTCTTGCTGTAAAGGTAAATTTATAGTTGATGTGTATGACTTAAATGAAGACTATCTGTGTAATCTTTGCCATGTTCCATCAAGGGCTGGAAAGTATCAAAAGAACAAAAAAGAATTATTAGCAGCCTAA